A DNA window from Phragmites australis chromosome 11, lpPhrAust1.1, whole genome shotgun sequence contains the following coding sequences:
- the LOC133885426 gene encoding calcineurin B-like protein 4, translated as MGCVSSKQFSRPAPGYEEPAVLASETSFTVNEVEALYELYKKMSFSIFKDGLIHKEEFQLALFRNSKKANLFADRVFDLFDLKRNGVIDFEEFVRSLSIFHPKTPASEKTAFAFKLYDLRGTGYIEKEELREMVLALLDESDLCLSDSAVVTIVDNTFSQADSNGDGKIDPTEWEEFVKKNPAALRNMSLPYLQDITMAFPSFVVHSEAND; from the exons ATGGGGTGCGTGTCGTCGAAGCAGTTCAGCAGACCCGCGCCTGGGTACGAGGAGCCCGCCGTGCTCGCCTCCGAAACCTCAT TTACGGTGAACGAGGTGGAGGCGCTGTACGAGCTGTATAAGAAGATGAGCTTCTCCATCTTCAAAGACGGGCTCATTCACAAG GAGGAGTTTCAGCTCGCATTGTTCAGGAACAGCAAGAAGGCCAATCTCTTCGCAGACAGG GTCTTCGATTTGTTCGATCTCAAGCGGAATGGGGTGATCGATTTTGAGGAGTTCGTGCGGTCGCTCAGTATATTCCACCCTAAAACACCTGCATCAGAAAAAACAGCGT TTGCGTTCAAATTATATGATTTAAGGGGGACAGGTTACATCGAGAAAGAAGAG CTCAGGGAGATGGTCTTGGCGCTTCTAGACGAGTCTGATCTCTGTCTTTCCGACAGCGCTGTCGTGACGATTGTTGATAAT ACATTCAGTCAAGCAGACTCAAATGGAGATGGCAAGATAGATCCTACGGAATGGGAGGAATTTGTGAAGAAGAACCCAGCAGCACTAAGAAACATGTCACTTCCATATTTGCA GGACATTACCATGGCATTTCCAAGCTTTGTAGTTCATTCAGAAGCCAATGACTGA
- the LOC133884728 gene encoding protein SODIUM POTASSIUM ROOT DEFECTIVE 2-like isoform X2, protein MRRLRIGKVLGDCFSFSLCTGTCVCIRALEDEEEVAVERKALMSDRVDQVLRLRDLADGTRTLGFHLEPKTVELRVSMHCNGCARKVQKHITKMEGVTSFEVDLESKKVVVMGDVTPLEVLQSISKVKFAQLWMAPTEPTKGTMTSYGVER, encoded by the exons ATGAGGAGGCTGCGCATCGGCAAAGTCCTGGGTGActgcttctccttctccctgTGCACGGGCACCTGCGTCTGCATCCGCGCGTTggaagacgaggaggaggtggccgtcGAGAGGAAGGCGCTAATGAGCGACCGGGTGGATCAGGTGCTGAGGCTGAGGGATCTTGCTGATGGAACCAGGACGCTCGGTTTCCATCTGGAACCAAAG ACTGTGGAGCTCAGGGTGTCCATGCACTGCAACGGGTGCGCCAGGAAAGTTCAGAAGCACATCACCAAGATGGAAG GTGTGACGTCGTTCGAGGTGGATTTGGAGAGCAAGAAGGTGGTGGTGATGGGGGACGTCACGCCGCTCGAGGTGCTGCAGAGCATCTCCAAGGTCAAGTTCGCGCAGCTCTGGATGGCTCCAACTGAACCGACGAAAGGGACCATGACTTCTTATGGTGTTGAGCGGTGa
- the LOC133884728 gene encoding uncharacterized protein LOC133884728 isoform X1 has protein sequence MRRLRIGKVLGDCFSFSLCTGTCVCIRALEDEEEVAVERKALMSDRVDQVLRLRDLADGTRTLGFHLEPKVLDTDPILRHEISVCYRHCLVYFTSVGFAVLMQTVELRVSMHCNGCARKVQKHITKMEGVTSFEVDLESKKVVVMGDVTPLEVLQSISKVKFAQLWMAPTEPTKGTMTSYGVER, from the exons ATGAGGAGGCTGCGCATCGGCAAAGTCCTGGGTGActgcttctccttctccctgTGCACGGGCACCTGCGTCTGCATCCGCGCGTTggaagacgaggaggaggtggccgtcGAGAGGAAGGCGCTAATGAGCGACCGGGTGGATCAGGTGCTGAGGCTGAGGGATCTTGCTGATGGAACCAGGACGCTCGGTTTCCATCTGGAACCAAAGGTATTGGATACTGATCCCATTCTCCGCCATGAGATATCAGTGTGCTATCGACATTGTCTGGTATATTTTACTTCGGTTGGCTTCGCTGTTTTGATGCAGACTGTGGAGCTCAGGGTGTCCATGCACTGCAACGGGTGCGCCAGGAAAGTTCAGAAGCACATCACCAAGATGGAAG GTGTGACGTCGTTCGAGGTGGATTTGGAGAGCAAGAAGGTGGTGGTGATGGGGGACGTCACGCCGCTCGAGGTGCTGCAGAGCATCTCCAAGGTCAAGTTCGCGCAGCTCTGGATGGCTCCAACTGAACCGACGAAAGGGACCATGACTTCTTATGGTGTTGAGCGGTGa
- the LOC133884727 gene encoding protein MLN51 homolog isoform X1 translates to MGDKEKAAEAEEEYESDLDDAPLPAVRRRAASDDEEEGEDGGGTPSQPRKAGSDAESDGQGAAEVYDEGVYDDGEEEYEEYEEVYEEFEEGGDGGRGEAAETVAAAGREEGKAGDGEAHEVDEAAAGEEEKKGNEPYAVPTTGAFYMHDDRFQEARGRGRGRQRRMVNNRRLWNPKEEQAWVHDRFEEHDIHGGNTKRKQGGRFRGRGGGPGGRTRGNFRGNRSQTYYHDGSKNYSYVPKESHVHLDNTKNTRRALYDNVKSRAPKPSHAQYDDVSHYDIVPKESRTYYGDAKSQKNAPKVVRGRGSKRYQPRWRSTTEISSVQNNKFQNEDTSSNANLGKSQPQTSNSQPEQVLPIKQTVASNLNSASPPFYPSRSSHQEFQVSQVGNGQPSTTSRPFVSPTPQYGNLLRGKSFVPSVGHVEAAMKGMNSPLHSSASSSNGPFPVATNQVTRDYVRPSYPIVQPSPVLPSPVQSSTQSAPRMPAQMFGARFGSSNKMPSSRQRGSTFLNEDTEISSPSGSNKLNTRLTLKGQPGDQGEECASFLYGGAHVLGATGAMGLTLGDQGIHGTPALLPVMQFGGQRPGGPGVPSIGMTLPGFVSQQQQLGLSNSEMTWLPILTGASGALGATYGSPYIAVDGSYYSQPSSSVSLREPSSNNASSLLKSHEITEVVGDELGQRQNKPRRYSEMNFGQ, encoded by the exons ATGGGCGACAAGGAGAAGgcagcggaggcggaggaggagtacGAGAGCGACCTCGACGACGCGCCCCTCCCGGCGGTGCGGCGCCGCGCCGCGAGCGATGACGAAGAGGAGGGTGAGGATGGCGGTGGGACGCCCTCGCAACCGAGGAAGGCCGGATCCGACGCGGAATCCGACGGGCAGGGCGCCGCCGAGGTGTACGACGAGGGCGTGTACGATGATGGCGAGGAGGAGTACGAGGAATACGAGGAGGTGTACGAGGAGTTTGAGGAAGGAGGTGACGGAGGGCGTGGGGAGGCCGCCGAGACGGTGGCCGCAGCGGGACGGGAGGAGGGCAAGGCGGGGGATGGGGAAGCTCATGAGGTGGATGAGGCAGCggcaggggaggaggagaagaaggggaacgAGCCCTACGCTGTGCCAACAACCGGCGCATTCTACATGCACGACGACCGCTTCCAGGAGGcccgtggccgtggccgtgggCGCCAAAG GAGAATGGTGAACAATAGAAGGTTGTGGAATCCTAAAGAGGAGCAAGCCTGGGTTCATGACAGATTTGAAGAGCATGATATTCATGGTGGCAAT ACAAAAAGAAAGCAGGGAGGTCGCTTTAGAGGACGTGGTGGTGGACCTGGTGGTAGAACTCGTGGTAATTTCAGAGGCAACAGATCTCAAACATACTATCATGATGGTAGCAAGAACTACAGCTATGTTCCAAAGGAATCTCATGTTCACCTTGATAATACCAAGAACACACGACGCGCTTTGTACGATAATGTGAAGAGCAGAGCTCCAAAGCCATCCCATGCTCAATATGATGATGTCAGTCACTATGACATTGTTCCGAAAGAATCTCGCACTTACTACGGTGATGCTAAAAGTCAAAAGAATGCGCCAAAAGTAGTTCGAGGAAGAGGCTCTAAACGCTACCAGCCACGCTGGAGGAGTACCACTGAGATATCTTCAGTGCAAAACAATAA ATTTCAGAATGAAGACACTTCGTCAAATGCAAACTTGGGAAAAAGCCAACCTCAAACTTCAAATTCTCAACCTGAACAAGTTCTTCCAATTAAGCAAACTGTTGCATCAAACTTGAATTCGGCTTCACCACCCTTTTACCCTTCTAGGTCGTCCCATCAGGAATTCCAAGTTAGCCAGGTAGGGAATGGACAACCTAGTACTACTAGCAGACCCTTTGTTTCTCCGACCCCACAATATGGCAACCTTTTGAGAGGGAAGTCTTTTGTACCATCAGTTGGGCATGTTGAAGCTGCTATGAAGGGAATGAATAGCCCATTGCATTCATCTGCATCATCGTCAAATGGTCCATTTCCCGTAGCAACTAATCAAGTCACTAGAGATTATGTTCGGCCTTCATATCCAATTGTTCAACCAAGTCCAGTTCTACCAAGTCCAGTTCAATCATCTACACAATCTGCTCCAAGGATGCCTGCCCAGATGTTTGGAGCACGATTTGGTAGTAGCAATAAAATGCCATCTTCCAGACAACGTGGCTCGACATTTTTGAATGAAGATACAGAAATCTCTTCTCCTAGTGGATCAAACAAACTTAATACTCGATTAACATTAAAGGGACAACCTGGTGACCAGGGGGAAGAGTGTGCTTCTTTTCTTTACGGTGGAGCTCATGTTCTTGGGGCTACAGGTGCAATGGGCCTTACACTTGGTGACCAAGGTATCCATGGCACCCCGGCACTGTTGCCAG TTATGCAGTTTGGAGGCCAGCGTCCAGGTGGACCTGGTGTTCCTTCGATTGGTATGACTCTACCAGGATTTGTATCTCAACAACAACAACTTGGTCTCAGCAATTCTGAGATGACTTG GCTACCAATATTGACTGGTGCCTCTGGAGCTTTAGGAGCAACTTATGGTTCGCCTTATATAGCTGTGGATGGGAGCTATTACTcccaaccatcttcatcagttTCTCTTAG AGAGCCAAGTTCAAATAATGCCTCTTCTCTGTTGAAGTCCCATGAAATAACAG AGGTTGTAGGCGATGAACTCGGTCAACGCCAAAACAAACCTCGCCG ATACTCGGAAATGAACTTTGGCCAATGA
- the LOC133884727 gene encoding protein MLN51 homolog isoform X2, with product MGDKEKAAEAEEEYESDLDDAPLPAVRRRAASDDEEEGEDGGGTPSQPRKAGSDAESDGQGAAEVYDEGVYDDGEEEYEEYEEVYEEFEEGGDGGRGEAAETVAAAGREEGKAGDGEAHEVDEAAAGEEEKKGNEPYAVPTTGAFYMHDDRFQEARGRGRGRQRRMVNNRRLWNPKEEQAWVHDRFEEHDIHGGNTKRKQGGRFRGRGGGPGGRTRGNFRGNRSQTYYHDGSKNYSYVPKESHVHLDNTKNTRRALYDNVKSRAPKPSHAQYDDVSHYDIVPKESRTYYGDAKSQKNAPKVVRGRGSKRYQPRWRSTTEISSVQNNKFQNEDTSSNANLGKSQPQTSNSQPEQVLPIKQTVASNLNSASPPFYPSRSSHQEFQVSQVGNGQPSTTSRPFVSPTPQYGNLLRGKSFVPSVGHVEAAMKGMNSPLHSSASSSNGPFPVATNQVTRDYVRPSYPIVQPSPVLPSPVQSSTQSAPRMPAQMFGARFGSSNKMPSSRQRGSTFLNEDTEISSPSGSNKLNTRLTLKGQPGDQGEECASFLYGGAHVLGATGAMGLTLGDQVMQFGGQRPGGPGVPSIGMTLPGFVSQQQQLGLSNSEMTWLPILTGASGALGATYGSPYIAVDGSYYSQPSSSVSLREPSSNNASSLLKSHEITEVVGDELGQRQNKPRRYSEMNFGQ from the exons ATGGGCGACAAGGAGAAGgcagcggaggcggaggaggagtacGAGAGCGACCTCGACGACGCGCCCCTCCCGGCGGTGCGGCGCCGCGCCGCGAGCGATGACGAAGAGGAGGGTGAGGATGGCGGTGGGACGCCCTCGCAACCGAGGAAGGCCGGATCCGACGCGGAATCCGACGGGCAGGGCGCCGCCGAGGTGTACGACGAGGGCGTGTACGATGATGGCGAGGAGGAGTACGAGGAATACGAGGAGGTGTACGAGGAGTTTGAGGAAGGAGGTGACGGAGGGCGTGGGGAGGCCGCCGAGACGGTGGCCGCAGCGGGACGGGAGGAGGGCAAGGCGGGGGATGGGGAAGCTCATGAGGTGGATGAGGCAGCggcaggggaggaggagaagaaggggaacgAGCCCTACGCTGTGCCAACAACCGGCGCATTCTACATGCACGACGACCGCTTCCAGGAGGcccgtggccgtggccgtgggCGCCAAAG GAGAATGGTGAACAATAGAAGGTTGTGGAATCCTAAAGAGGAGCAAGCCTGGGTTCATGACAGATTTGAAGAGCATGATATTCATGGTGGCAAT ACAAAAAGAAAGCAGGGAGGTCGCTTTAGAGGACGTGGTGGTGGACCTGGTGGTAGAACTCGTGGTAATTTCAGAGGCAACAGATCTCAAACATACTATCATGATGGTAGCAAGAACTACAGCTATGTTCCAAAGGAATCTCATGTTCACCTTGATAATACCAAGAACACACGACGCGCTTTGTACGATAATGTGAAGAGCAGAGCTCCAAAGCCATCCCATGCTCAATATGATGATGTCAGTCACTATGACATTGTTCCGAAAGAATCTCGCACTTACTACGGTGATGCTAAAAGTCAAAAGAATGCGCCAAAAGTAGTTCGAGGAAGAGGCTCTAAACGCTACCAGCCACGCTGGAGGAGTACCACTGAGATATCTTCAGTGCAAAACAATAA ATTTCAGAATGAAGACACTTCGTCAAATGCAAACTTGGGAAAAAGCCAACCTCAAACTTCAAATTCTCAACCTGAACAAGTTCTTCCAATTAAGCAAACTGTTGCATCAAACTTGAATTCGGCTTCACCACCCTTTTACCCTTCTAGGTCGTCCCATCAGGAATTCCAAGTTAGCCAGGTAGGGAATGGACAACCTAGTACTACTAGCAGACCCTTTGTTTCTCCGACCCCACAATATGGCAACCTTTTGAGAGGGAAGTCTTTTGTACCATCAGTTGGGCATGTTGAAGCTGCTATGAAGGGAATGAATAGCCCATTGCATTCATCTGCATCATCGTCAAATGGTCCATTTCCCGTAGCAACTAATCAAGTCACTAGAGATTATGTTCGGCCTTCATATCCAATTGTTCAACCAAGTCCAGTTCTACCAAGTCCAGTTCAATCATCTACACAATCTGCTCCAAGGATGCCTGCCCAGATGTTTGGAGCACGATTTGGTAGTAGCAATAAAATGCCATCTTCCAGACAACGTGGCTCGACATTTTTGAATGAAGATACAGAAATCTCTTCTCCTAGTGGATCAAACAAACTTAATACTCGATTAACATTAAAGGGACAACCTGGTGACCAGGGGGAAGAGTGTGCTTCTTTTCTTTACGGTGGAGCTCATGTTCTTGGGGCTACAGGTGCAATGGGCCTTACACTTGGTGACCAAG TTATGCAGTTTGGAGGCCAGCGTCCAGGTGGACCTGGTGTTCCTTCGATTGGTATGACTCTACCAGGATTTGTATCTCAACAACAACAACTTGGTCTCAGCAATTCTGAGATGACTTG GCTACCAATATTGACTGGTGCCTCTGGAGCTTTAGGAGCAACTTATGGTTCGCCTTATATAGCTGTGGATGGGAGCTATTACTcccaaccatcttcatcagttTCTCTTAG AGAGCCAAGTTCAAATAATGCCTCTTCTCTGTTGAAGTCCCATGAAATAACAG AGGTTGTAGGCGATGAACTCGGTCAACGCCAAAACAAACCTCGCCG ATACTCGGAAATGAACTTTGGCCAATGA
- the LOC133885417 gene encoding glucan endo-1,3-beta-glucosidase 8-like: MEPRPAAAIAAAAVTVAVVVVAWLLPPASASDAAEAAVGVNWGTMMSHPMLPSAVVEMLRANGVNRVKLFDADPWTVAALADSGIQAMLAAPNDQLASLARDPRRARDWVRENVTANLDAGVDVRYVAVGNEPFLKSYNGSFINITFPALKNMQRALDEAGFGQCIKAVVPLNADVYSSPENKPVPSAGSFRRDINALMVDIVNFLNVNDAPFVVNIYPFLSLYQNPNFPLNFSFFDGGTKPVYDKGLVYTNVFDANFDTLVWSLRKAGAPDMKVIVGEVGWPTDGDKNANVKYAQRFYDGFLKKMAKNVGTPLRPGHMDVYLFALIDENQKSVLPGRFERHWGLFTYDGKPKFFMDLGGNGQNKYLIGVKGVQYLPSQWCVFNKDAKDKYKDLPASVNYACSNADCTPLGYGSSCNGLSHDGNISYAFNIYFQTMDEDVRACSFGGLAKITTTNASQEGCLFPVQILSASGRVVPLIFLPMSLVLLVSVFTLI, from the exons atGGAGCcacgccccgccgccgccatcgcggccgcggcggtcaccgtcgccgtcgtcgtcgtggcCTGGCTCCTCCCTCCCGCGTCAGCGTCCGACGCGGCGGAGGCAGCCGTGGGGGTGAACTGGGGCACGATGATGTCGCATCCCATGCTCCCGTCGGCGGTGGTCGAGATGCTGCGCGCCAACGGCGTGAACCGGGTGAAGCTGTTCGACGCCGACCCCTGGACGGTCGCCGCGCTCGCCGACTCGGGGATCCAGGCGATGCTCGCCGCTCCCAACGACCAGCTCGCGTCACTCGCACGCGATCCGCGCCGCGCGCGCGACTGGGTCCGGGAGAACGTCACCGCCAACCTCGACGCCGGCGTCGACGTCAG GTATGTGGCTGTTGGCAATGAGCCTTTTCTGAAGAGCTACAATGGGAGCTTCATCAACATTACCTTTCCTGCTCTCAAGAACATGCAAAGAGCTCTAGATGAGGCTGGTTTTGGCCAATGCATCAAGGCAGTTGTACCGCTGAATGCTGATGTCTACAGCTCCCCTGAGAACAAACCAGTGCCATCAGCTGGGAGTTTCCGCAGGGATATCAATGCCCTcatggttgacattgttaattTCCTCAATGTGAATGATGCACCCTTTGTTGTCAACATCTACCCATTTCTCAGCCTATACCAGAATCCCAACTTCCCGCTGAATTTCTCCTTCTTTGATGGTGGTACTAAGCCGGTTTATGACAAAGGATTGGTATACACCAATGTGTTTGATGCCAACTTCGACACTCTTGTTTGGTCATTGAGGAAAGCTGGTGCGCCCGACATGAAAGTCATCGTTGGTGAGGTTGGCTGGCCAACAGATGGTGATAAGAACGCTAATGTCAAGTATGCACAGAGGTTCTATGATGGTTTCCTGAAGAAGATGGCCAAAAATGTCGGCACACCTCTGAGACCTGGTCACATGGATGTTTACCTGTTTGCGTTGATTGATGAAAACCAGAAGAGTGTACTGCCTGGACGCTTTGAGCGCCACTGGGGACTATTTACCTATGATGGAAAACCAAAGTTCTTTATGGATCTCGGTGGAAATGGCCAAAACAAGTATCTCATTGGAGTAAAAGGAGTACAGTACTTGCCATCACAGTGGTGCGTATTCAACAAGGATGCAAAGGATAAGTACAAAGATCTGCCGGCCTCTGTAAACTATGCATGCTCAAATGCAGATTGTACACCACTGGGGTATGGGTCCTCATGCAATGGTCTCAGCCATGATGGTAACATATCATATGCATTCAACATCTATTTCCAAACAATGGATGAGGATGTCAGGGCTTGTTCTTTTGGAGGCCTTGCAAAGATCACAACAACAAACGCATCACAAGAAGGGTGCTTGTTTCCAGTACAGATTCTGAGTGCTTCAGGAAGAGTGGTGCCACTGATATTTTTGCCTATGTCCTTGGTTCTTTTAGTATCTGTATTCACTCTAATATAG